One Nicotiana tomentosiformis chromosome 4, ASM39032v3, whole genome shotgun sequence genomic window carries:
- the LOC138909919 gene encoding uncharacterized protein, whose protein sequence is MAPYEAMYGRRCRSPVGWFELGEARLLGTDLVRDALEKVKLIQYRLRTAQSKQKTYADHRVRDIAFMVGERFLLQYHSDPSHILDISLVQLDNGLTYVEEPVAIFDRQVRKLRSKNIASVKILQEAENVKAIMHFSVLLPFIPKLVHNSPVWHICVRLPRLFASSLFELDYAVVAPIENEHRGC, encoded by the exons atggctccttatgaggccatGTATGGGAGACGAtgccgttctccagttggttggtttgagctgggtgaggctaggttgttgggcacagatttggttcgagatgccttggagaaagtcaagttgatccaatatcggcttcgtacagcacagtctaaGCAGAAGACTTACGCCGATCAtagagttcgtgatattgcattcatggttggagagaggtttttgctccag tatcacagtgatccatCCCACATTTTAGACatcagcttagtccaattggacaatggcttgacttatgttgaggagccagtggccatctTTGACagacaggtccgaaagttgaggtcaaagaacattgcttcagtaaag ATTCTCCAAGAAGCAGAGAATGTTAAGGCAATCATGCATTTTAGTGTTCTTCTCCCCTTCATACCAAAACTGGTACATAATAGCCCAGTTTGGCATATTTGTGTGAGGCTGCCTCGACTGTTTGCTTCTTCTCTTTTTGAGCTGGACTATGCAGTGGTTGCACCTATTGAAAATGAGCATCGAGGATGCTGA
- the LOC138909920 gene encoding uncharacterized protein — MGILETSGVAFVTFQLSGAAYRWWQDYEEGSPGDAASLTRTQFSKMFLKEFVPQTLGDTWGAEFEQLHQGIMIVSKYDVRFSELSKHAPALVSTVKKQGSQAVVAAPVTAPPAYPARGGGQVGRGRPRGEGQAIFYAFPGRTEAVTLDTVITGLPRLEWRGALDYIPSRVVSFLKAHWMVEKGCETYLALVRDVNDTPTVESVLPISIPPNRMAPTELKELKEQLQELLDKGFIRPRVSPWGALVLFVKKKDGSMQMCNDYR; from the exons atgggtattttggagacgagcggggttgcttttgttACATTCCAACTGTCAGgggcagcgtatcggtggtggcaagaTTACGAGGAAGGTAGCCCAGGtgatgcagcttcacttacacGGACTCAATTTTCAAagatgttcttgaaagagtttgttccccagacccttggGGATACATGgggcgcagagtttgagcagttgcaccagggtaTTATGATAGTGTCAAAGTATGAtgtcagattcagtgagttgtccaaACATGCgcctgccttggtttctacagttaaaAAGCAA GGTTCTCAGGCCGTGGTTGCTGCTCCAGTTACCGCTCCACCTGCAtatccagctaggggtggaggtcaggtgggtaggggtcgccctagaggggaaggccaggccatattctatgcttttccaggtaGGACAGAGGCGGTCACATTAGAcacagtcatcacag gtttaccgcggttagagtggaggggtgcattggattatattcctagtagggttgtgtccttccttaaggcacattggatggttgagaagggatgtgagaCATATCTAGCCCTTGTGAGGGATGTTaatgatactcctactgttgagtcagttctg cccatttctattccaccaaaCCGTATGGCACCAAccgagttgaaggagttgaaggagcagttgcaagagttgcttgataagggtttcatccggcctagGGTTTCGCCATGGGGTGCtctggttctatttgtgaagaagaaggatggttctatgcagatgtgtaatGATTATAgatag